The Brassica oleracea var. oleracea cultivar TO1000 unplaced genomic scaffold, BOL UnpScaffold01096, whole genome shotgun sequence DNA window ACGACCTCGATGATtttgtagggtccttcccagttggctCCAAGTTTTCCGGCTTTCCACTCCTTAGTGTTTTCGAACACCTTTCGTAGGACCAGATTTCCCAATTCGAGGGGGCGGGACTTAATcttcttgttgtagtagctTTCGATCTGGTGCTGATAGTTTTGGATACGAAGTAACGCTTGGTCGCGTCTTTCCTCGATGTCATCCAGTGCGTCAAGGAGCATGTCTTGGTTAAGTTCAATGTTTTGCGTCATTTTGGAACGGCGTAGGATCGTCACGTTTACCTCAGCAGGTGCCATTGCTAAGACTCCATAGGCCATCGAGAAAGGAGTGGCTTTCGTTGCTCCGCGAGGCGTCGTTCTATGGGACCAGAGGATCCCGTCCAGTTCTTCGGCCCAGCATTCCTTCTTCAAGTCGAGTCGTTTCTTAAGTAGGTCGATGATTGTTTTCTTTGTGGACTCGGCTTGACTGTTGCTTTGCGGGTTTCTCGGTGTGGACATATTGAGTCGAATCCTCCATCTGTCGCATAATTCCTTGAAGTTATGGGAGATAAACTGGGATCCGTTGTCGGTGATTATCTCATACGGGAGCCCGTGtctgcagatgatgtttttccaaacAAACTTCTGCACTTCCTTGTCGGTAATGCTGGCGTAGGCTTCTGCTTCCACCCACTTAGTGAAGTAATCTGTTAAGACCAGGATGAATCTTTTCTGTCGAGAGCTCGGGATTGGTCCAGTGATATCCATTCCCCACCGCACGAAGGGGTATGGCGCCGTCAAGGTATGGAGTAACTCCGTCGGACTGTGGATGGTCGAAGCGTGTCGCTAGCACTTGTCACATTTCTTGGCGTAGGACTCGCAATCTGCATTCATAGTTGGCCAGTAGAAACCGAGGCTTTTCACTTTTAATACTTGAGCTCATCCTCCTGAATGATTTCATGCCGCCCCCTCatgtgtttcggccatgacTAGTCTCATTTCGTCTCCGCAAATATATTTAAGAAGTACCTTTGTTGCAGTCCATCGATGAAGTGTGCCGTCCATGACGACGTAATGCGCACTGCATCGTTTGAGTCGTTGTGCTTCCCATTTTTCTGTGGGCAATACGCCGTTGGATAGGTAGTTGATGAATTTCGTTCGCCAATCGTCGAGCTGTTCTTCCGTTGCGCGAGATTCCCCTTCGTCAATATCCATGGCGTTGGTGATAGATGCTGCAATGGCAAGATGCTCCGTCGCTGGGATGATGCTTGGCTTCTCGATCCTGTGTATCGGGATTGTCCTTTTCACCTGGTCGAGTAGCTTACTTCCAAGGGCTGCGAGGGCATCCACGCATACCTTCTCTCCGCTGGGAACTTTTGTGAGCTCGAAGAACTCGAAATCTTGTGTAAGATCTTTGACGAGTGTTAAGTAGGCATCCATCCTCTCATTTCTGATGTCATATTCTCCAAGAAACTGACTCACTACGAGTTGGGAGTCGTAGTATGCGCTGATTCATTTAGCCTTTACTGCTTTTACGAGACGAAGTCCTGCGTTGAGAGACTCGTACTCGGCTTCGTTGTTGGATGCGACAAAGCCAAAACTGAACGACTGCCAGATTAGTTCGCCTGTCGGGGATTGGAGCTGTACGCCTGCCCCTGGACCTTTGTTCGTGGATGACCCATCTACGTGCAATATCCAGTTCAGACTTGGTAGCACGAGATCCTGTTCTAACTCCGGTGTTAGCTCGAACAAAAAGTCAGCAAGAACTTGCGACTTAGCTGCTGTTCGATTCTTGTACACGATGTCGTGCTCGCTTAGTTCCACTGCCCATTTTGTTAGCTTCCCTGATTGATTGGTATTTTGCATTACCGTTCGAAGGGGCTGGTTGGAGAGTACCTCGATAGTGTGTGACTGGAAGTAAGGTCGGAGTTTCCCTGCCGAGGTGACGACGGCGAGGGCCATCATCTCTAAGGTCGGGTATCTCGTCTCTGGTGCCGTCATTCTCTTGCTTATGGAGAAAATGGGATTCTGTTCACCTCGGTCTTCTCGTATAAGGACGCTGCTGACTGCCGAGGAGGTGACAACAATCTATAGAGATAGGGTATCCCCAACTTCGGGTTTCGACAGAATTGGAGGTCTCGTGAGGTAATGCTTGAGTTGATTGAACGCTTTCTCGCATTTTTCATCCCAGGAAAATCTATTATTTCCTCGCAGGAGTTTGTAGAATGGGAGGCATTTATCCGTAGATCTTGAAATGAACCTGTTAAGTGCTGCAATCCTTCCGGTTAAACGCTGAACTTCGCGGGTGTTCTTCGGGCTTGGGAGACCCAGGATTGCTGTTATTTGCTTTGAGTTTGCTTCGATGCCTCGCTGAGTAACAATGTAACCCATGAATTCTCCTGATGTGACACCGAAGGTGCATTTTACCGGGTTGAGCTGCATTCCGTACTCGTTCGGCGTCTTGAAGCAATCTCGCAAGTGGTCCAGATGGTCCGTGGAGCAAAAatttgaccagcatgtcgtctATGTAAACATCCATAGTGTTACCAAGTTTGTCGGCGAACATTATATTGACTAGACGCTGGTATGTCGCTCATGCGTTCTTCAGGCCGAAAGGCATGACTTTGTAGCAATATGTCCCTCTGTCTGTTATGAATGCCATTTTCTCGCGATCATCCGTatgcatcatgatttgattgtaACCCGAAAAAGCATCCATAAGGGTTAGGAGCTCATTTCCGGCGGTCGACTCTACTAAGCGGTCGATATGCGGGAGGGGGTAGTTGTCTTTCGGGCATGCTTTGTTCAAATCAGTGAAGTCAACACAGATGCGCCACTTCCCGTTTTTCTTCTTTACGACGACGGGATTTGCCAGCCACTCTGGGTACCGTACTTCGGCTATGAATCCTGCGTCGAGCAACCTATCAACTTCCTCGTTTACTGCTTTAGACCGTTCGGGCCCGAGTTTTTGCCTCTTCTGTCGAATAAGTTTGAACGTCGGGTCAACGTTCAATTCATGAGATGTTATTGCAGGATCTATTCCCTTCATATCAGAAGTTACCCACGTAAAGGTTGAGGCATTCTCTTTGAAGAAGGGAATGATCAGCGATTGCATTTCGTCGAAGAGATAAGCGCCAATGCGCACGACCATTGATAAGTCAGCCTCGTCGATGGGTAACTCGCGGATTTCCTCCTTCTGAGGATAGATCTTATGGATTGGTTTGTTGACCGCGCTGACGAGGGAGGTTGACTGTTGTAATTTGACTACGGCGATAAGCAGTTCTCTCGCAGCCCGTTGGTCCCCACGGATTTTCTGCGTTGCTCCGTCTTTCCCAGGAAACTTAACGCACTGGTGATAAGTGGAGGGAATGGCCTTCATGGAGTGTAACCAGGGTGTACCGAGGATGGCGTTGTAAGGTGCTTTAGCCCGGACGACAGAGAACTTAACGGTGCGGGTTACGTCACCTGCATAAACTGGGAGACGTATCGTTCCGATCATCTGTTCCGAGGAGCCCCTGAACCCCGTGAGAGTGCGTGAGGAGGTCTTCATGTCGCGTAGGTCGACCCCCATTTTATCGAGCGTGTCTCGAATGATGAGGTCGACTGAACTGCCAGTGTCGACGAGAACCTTTGTGATCTGGCACTCACCAATTCCAATATCAATGAGGAGCGGATCGTTATGCGGCATACTAACGCCGTGAGTGTCGGCCGCCGAGAAATCGATTCGATGGTCGGCTTCTACTTGTGAAGGCCACTTTTGGGCAGTGACGGTCTGACGTCTATAATCCTTAACTGTTCTCACCGAGTCCCCGCAGGGAGGTAAACCACCCATTATGATGTTAAGGTGTGGGGTGTTCGTAGCCTTCATCAACTCCCGTTGCGCTTGCCGTTTCGCTTCGAGGTACGGTCTTAAATCTTGCTTCTTGGTTGACTAAGCTTAACGCGTAAATCTTCCGCTTTGGAGT harbors:
- the LOC106320859 gene encoding uncharacterized protein LOC106320859; protein product: MGGLPPCGDSVRTVKDYRRQTVTAQKWPSQVEADHRIDFSAADTHGVSMPHNDPLLIDIGIGECQITKVLVDTGSSVDLIIRDTLDKMGVDLRDMKTSSRTLTGFRGSSEQMIGTIRLPVYAGDVTRTVKFSVVRAKAPYNAILGTPWLHSMKAIPSTYHQCVKFPGKDGATQKIRGDQRAARELLIAVVKLQQSTSLVSAVNKPIHKIYPQKEEIRELPIDEADLSMVVRIGAYLFDEMQSLIIPFFKENASTFTWVTSDMKGIDPAITSHELNVDPTFKLIRQKRQKLGPERSKAVNEEVDRLLDAGFIAEVRYPEWLANPVVVKKKNGKWRICVDFTDLNKACPKDNYPLPHIDRLVESTAGNELLTLMDAFSGYNQIMMHTDDREKMAFITDRGTYCYKVMPFGLKNA